One window of the Daphnia pulex isolate KAP4 chromosome 8, ASM2113471v1 genome contains the following:
- the LOC124200485 gene encoding uncharacterized protein LOC124200485, with amino-acid sequence MKLLNYVKTIKQLQEQEELANVVIVDPRPILEIEPVVNENQIFQIVVPAEPSNNNGTSNGDVNVIEILNETDEGKMNVGAYMERLEAVITEDERITIVQIFLNRLSTKSGKIDCFHQQNKEEILEKPL; translated from the exons ATGAAACTGCTAAATTACgttaaaacaatcaaacaacttCAAGAGCAAGAGGAATTGGCCAATGTTGTCATTGTTGATCCCAGACCGATTTTAGAAATTGAGCCAGTTGTTaacgaaaatcaaatatttcaaatagttGTGCCTGCTGAACCTTCAAACAACAACGGAACCTCGAac ggAGATGTTAACGTCATCGAAATTTTAAACGAAACTGACGAAGGAAAAATGAATGTTGGAGCCTATATGGAACGACTTGAGGCTGTCATTACCGAAGACGAGAGGATAACAATCGTCCAGATCTTTTTGAACCGCTTGTCGACAAAGAGTGGCAAAATTGATTGTTTCCACCAAcagaacaaagaagaaatcttgGAGAAGCCATTGTAA
- the LOC124199744 gene encoding uncharacterized protein LOC124199744, which produces MNRGKSRGRGRLVESQIGQEQDIESQQEEEGSIPFVTDSIQEQTARSTEEAVADPVIPPPMATNVIGTLEPFNTETGKWQVYEKRLQQFFIVNSITEDVKKKAYLLTVLGAEICDLIWDLFSPTDPTAATVTHDMICTKLREHFVPTKVEIAERFRFFQHKQKPEETIASFMASLRNLAKDCSFGDFLNSALRDAFVIGLQDQRIQTKLLAESALTLDSAFKMAVSMESATQQAKQLRQEEPINVLRTRTTGCWRCGEPHNPAGCYFKTQECFYCKKEGHRAACCPEKQKKKSRESEKSREEKAAIPKKKDSTKKNRLNFADNTEDAEGLEDFDPDTDFNFFYLPDPNRSTKPLVTTLDIDGRKVTMEIDTGAGFTIFSEKEWRNHGSPKLEDTQVRLRTYTGQPVDIKGKFVAEVSVQEQSKQLPILVAGGNGPPLCGRNWLRAMRLDWNQILQLTNHPSTIPRSNMLPDCFQKKFTDLFSTKLGKIRGPPVHLDLKAEAVPRFHRARPIPYALRAKVKAALIKLTEAKVLKRVRHSNWGAPIVVVPKANGDIRVCGDYKAYNQLELDEFSQELCTINTPEGLFQYTRMPFGIASAPGKFQRVMDDLFQDTPWVKCYLDDILIAGRTEKEHWTRVEIVLQKLQEAGVRLQLEKCSFGVPEIPYLGFIVSKDGLKTSPEKIKAVQDSEKPHNLTSLRAYLGLVNYYGKFIPKLAHVSAPLNELLKKEKPWRWETEQQDAWLEIKQLLSSAEVLCNYNPKWILKLACDASPFGVAAVLSHILPDGSERPISYASKSLSASEKNYSQLDKEALSIIFGVKRFHSYLYGRKFTLITDHKPLLAILGPKKGIPPPAAARMQRWALILAAYSYELEFRKTTEHGNADALSRFPLEDPSETVGQLPELSHSRPELFGTALVTKDVRESTNFDPVLQEVSTRLRDGWRFSDKVSSTLATFYRKRTELSIKDGLILWGNRVVIPKTLQPQVLSLLHEAHAGIVRMKAVARSFVWWPGLDSQLTEMATSCLPCLQTRNNPKRRKEAAWPVPDQPWSRLHVDFAGPLPSGQYLFVLMDATSKWPEIFRLNRITSDTTISTLKTIFARFGLPSELVSDNGPQFTSEEFKRFMLVNGIVHHRGAPYHPQTNGLAERAVQSVKKALHKMRDQPGTFDDKLQRFLTSYRNTPHKSTGKTPAEVLLGRQNRGKFDLFQPTVLKKKEKIEAEFQAGEKVMVRDFRPGKNKWLEGVVNHRIGSFLYEVQIGNQIMKRHCSQLLPRGRTEPEETGHVMLPQVESESRDQLVVTTGIATENQPPMASPTPSQATAGPKDLPAVPTEAEVMEKQPAVLSPPPRRSTRACKLPNYLNDYVLKNHYFHLRSRNRADSPVKETIQPRRRFSAGTIRAPPIAAEISAPSSVDDSSFEPDFPTTASGALAVVASIEPDFVPPVEKSEQLLPNLVLATGRPRLATKEFAHEESEFSDSGSRAGAETTQQDGEEEAATDEAFGKKSIRQMAVRSVWND; this is translated from the exons ATGAACCGTGGTAAATCAAGAGGTAGAGGTAGACTGGTGGAATCCCAAATTGGACAAGAGCAAGATATAGAGAgtcaacaagaagaagagggaagtATCCCTTTTGTGACAGACAGCATTCAAGAGCAGACAGCAAGATCCACAGAAGAAGCAGTGGCCGATCCTGTAATTCCACCACCAATGGCGACTAACGTGATTGGAACATTGGAGCCGTTCAACACTGAGACGGGCAAGTGGCAGGTATACGAAAAAAGACTTCAACAGTTCTTTATTGTTAACAGTATTACCGAAGATGTCAAGAAGAAGGCTTATTTGTTGACTGTGCTGGGAGCCGAAATTTGTGATTTGATATGGGATTTATTTAGTCCCACAGACCCCACGGCTGCAACGGTAACACATGATATGATTTGTACAAAGTTAAGAGAGCATTTTGTTCCTACAAAGGTGGAGATTGCAGagcgttttcgtttttttcaacATAAGCAAAAACCAGAAGAAACCATAGCAAGTTTTATGGCATCGCTACGAAACCTCGCCAAGGATTGTTCTTTTGGAGACTTTCTTAATTCAGCCTTAAGAGATGCTTTCGTGATAGGCCTGCAAGATCAACGGATTCAAACGAAGCTGTTGGCCGAATCGGCCTTGACGTTGGACTCTGCATTCAAGATGGCTGTCAGCATGGAATCCGCAACCCAGCAAGCCAAACAACTTAGACAAGAAGAACCAATCAACGTTTTAAGAACTCGTACTACGGGATGCTGGAGGTGTGGTGAACCTCATAATCCGGCAGGGTGTTATTTCAAAACGCAAGAGTGTTTCTACTGCAAGAAAGAAGGACACCGGGCAGCTTGCTGCCCAgagaagcaaaagaagaaaagtcgagAGTCAGAAAAGTCCAGAGAAGAAAAGGCAGCAATCCCCAAGAAGAAAgacagcacaaagaaaaatcgattaaACTTTGCAGATAATACCGAAGACGCCGAGGGATTGGAAGATTTTGATCCTGACacagattttaattttttctatctgCCAGATCCGAACAGGTCCACAAAACCGTTGGTGACAACTCTGGATATAGATGGAAGAAAGGTGACCATGGAGATAGACACGGGAGCCGGCTTCACCATATTTTCAGAAAAGGAATGGAGAAACCATGGTAGCCCGAAATTGGAAGACACGCAGGTGCGTTTACGGACATACACTGGCCAACCAGTGGacataaaaggaaaattcgTGGCAGAAGTATCGGTACAGGAACAGAGTAAACAGCTACCAATCCTTGTCGCCGGAGGCAATGGGCCACCACTGTGTGGCAGAAACTGGCTTCGCGCGATGAGACTCGATTGGAACCAAATACTGCAGCTGACTAACCATCCTAGTACCATACCACGTTCTAATATGTTACCTGACtgtttccaaaagaaatttacagaTTTGTTTTCAACAAAGCTTGGAAAAATTCGAGGACCGCCAGTGCATCTAGATCTTAAGGCGGAAGCAGTGCCTAGATTTCATCGGGCTCGCCCCATTCCTTACGCCTTAAGAGCCAAGGTTAAGGCAGCACTGATCAAGCTGACTGAAGCAAAAGTATTGAAAAGAGTCCGCCATAGCAACTGGGGAGCTCCCATTGTAGTCGTGCCTAAAGCAAATGGTGACATAAGAGTGTGCGGAGACTACAAG GCCTACAACCAGTTGGAGTTGGATGAATTTTCGCAAGAACTGTGTACAATCAACACACCTGAAGGCCTGTTCCAGTACACCCGAATGCCGTTTGGCATTGCTTCCGCACCAGGAAAATTTCAACGAGTGATGGACGATCTATTTCAAGACACGCCATGGGTAAAGTGCTATTTAGATGACATCCTAATTGCCGGCCgcacagaaaaagaacattgGACGCGAGTGGAGATAGTATTGCAGAAACTACAAGAAGCAGGGGTTCGGCTTCAACTGGAAAAGTGCAGTTTTGGAGTGCCGGAGATACCCTATTTAGGATTCATTGTATCCAAGGACGGACTTAAAACATCACCAGAAAAGATCAAAGCTGTGCAAGACTCCGAAAAGCCTCATAACCTTACTTCTCTGCGGGCATATTTAGGATTGGTCAACTATTATGGAAAGTTCATCCCGAAATTGGCTCATGTGTCAGCCCCGTTAAACGAGCTGTTAAAGAAGGAGAAGCCTTGGAGATGGGAGACGGAACAGCAAGACGCCTGGCTGGAAATCAAACAGCTGTTAAGCTCAGCAGAAGTATTATGCAACTACAACCCGAAATGGATTCTGAAACTAGCCTGCGATGCATCACCTTTTGGAGTCGCAGCGGTATTGTCTCACATCTTACCAGACGGATCCGAACGACCTATTTCGTACGCCTCCAAGAGCTTATCAgcatctgaaaaaaattattctcagCTGGACAAAGAAGCGTTGTCTATTATCTTCGGTGTTAAAAGATTTCACTCGTATTTATATGGGCGcaaatttactttaattaCTGACCACAAGCCTCTACTAGCCATTTTAGGTCCAAAGAAAGGAATTCCACCACCGGCTGCTGCTAGGATGCAACGTTGGGCGCTCATATTGGCCGCATACTCCTACGAATTGGAGTTTCGAAAAACCACCGAGCATGGAAACGCAGATGCATTATCCCGGTTTCCCTTAGAAGATCCATCGGAAACAGTGGGACAGCTACCAGAATTAAGTCATTCCCGGCCGGAGCTGTTTGGAACAGCATTGGTAACCAAGGACGTACGGGAATCCACCAACTTTGATCCAGTACTACAGGAGGTGTCCACCAGATTACGAGACGGATGGCGATTTTCGGATAAAGTCTCTTCAACATTAGCCACCTTCTATAGGAAAAGAACGGAATTATCCATCAAGGATGGGCTGATCTTATGGGGAAACAGAGTGGTCATCCCAAAAACACTGCAGCCGCAGGTGCTATCACTATTACATGAAGCGCATGCAGGGATCGTGAGAATGAAGGCTGTAGCAAGAAGTTTTGTATGGTGGCCAGGATTAGACAGTCAGCTGACAGAAATGGCCACGTCATGTTTACCTTGCCTTCAAACCAGAAATAATccgaagagaagaaaagaagctgcATGGCCAGTTCCCGATCAGCCATGGTCACGCCTCCATGTGGATTTTGCAGGTCCGTTGCCGAGTGGTCAATATCTTTTTGTGTTAATGGATGCCACTTCCAAATGGCCAGAGATTTTCCGGTTAAATAGGATTACCTCGGATACTACAATATCGACacttaaaactatttttgccCGTTTTGGACTCCCCAGCGAATTGGTATCAGACAACGGACCACAGTTTACATCGGAAGAATTCAAACGTTTCATGTTAGTAAACGGTATTGTTCATCATAGAGGAGCACCATATCACCCTCAGACGAACGGACTGGCAGAACGGGCGGTTCAGTCGGTGAAAAAGGCCTTACACAAGATGAGAGATCAGCCCGGAACATTCGACGACAAACTCCAGCGCTTTTTGACCTCTTACCGAAACACACCGCATAAATCTACTGGAAAAACTCCTGCGGAAGTACTATTGGGTAGACAAAATCGtggaaaatttgatttgtttcagcCAACCGTcctaaagaaaaaggagaagatcgAAGCGGAGTTCCAGGCAGGAGAGAAGGTGATGGTGAGGGATTTCCGTCCCGGAAAGAATAAATGGCTGGAAGGAGTAGTTAACCATCGTATCGGAAGTTTTTTGTATGAAGTACAGATTGGAAATCAAATCATGAAGCGTCATTGCAGCCAATTACTGCCGAGAGGAAGAACCGAACCGGAAGAAACAGGTCACGTGATGCTACCCCAAGTGGAGTCGGAATCGAGAGATCAACTTGTGGTGACAACCGGAATCGCGACGGAGAATCAACCACCAATGGCCTCCCCTACACCAAGCCAAGCGACGGCGGGACCAAAGGATCTGCCTGCAGTTCCAACCGAAGCAGAAGTTATGGAGAAACAACCGGCAGTTTTGTCACCCCCACCGCGACGTTCAACTAGAGCATGCAAATTACCCAACTATCTAAATGACTATGTGTTGAAAAAT cATTATTTTCATCTGAGAAGTCGTAACAGAGCTGATTCGCCTGTAAAGGAAACCATTCAACCTAGGAGACGCTTTTCGGCTGGAACAATAAGGGCACCTCCAATTGCAGCAGAGATTAGTGCTCCTTCTTCAGTGGATGATTCTTCTTTTGAGCCTGATTTTCCAACTACAGCTTCTGGAGCTCTTGCAGTCGTGGCTTCTATAGAGCCTGATTTTGTTCCTCCCGTTGAAAAGTCTGAACAACTACTGCCAAACCTTGTATTAGCTACCGGTCGTCCACGTCTGGCTACTAAG GAATTCGCTCACGAAGAATCTGAATTCTCCGACAGCGGCTCTCGCGCTGGTGCCGAAACAACTCAGCAGGATGGGGAAGAGGAAGCAGCCACTGACGAAGCTTTCGGTAAAAAATCTATTAGGCAAATGGCAGTCAGATCAGTTTGGAATGACTGA